TCCCCAGCCCCATGCCCAGACCGTTGAACCCGCTCATTGTCAACCCTTTCCGCGCCCGCGCACTGAGGCAACGCCGCATGCTTGACAATCACACGCAGAGGGATTATACATGGGATTGAGGGAAGTGCAACACCGTGGGCAGCGGAGCGCAGCCGATGGATGACAAGGTGCTGGAGCGTATCAGCCTGAACCCGCGTGTCATGGTGGGCAAGCCCGTGATCCGGGGCACGCGGATTCCCGTGGAACTCATCGTCCGCATGCTGGGACAGGGCATACCGGAGGACGAG
The nucleotide sequence above comes from Planctomycetota bacterium. Encoded proteins:
- a CDS encoding DUF433 domain-containing protein, with product MDDKVLERISLNPRVMVGKPVIRGTRIPVELIVRMLGQGIPEDEILREYPRLEPEDIRAALAYAAEVLADEDVFALTPA